A window of the Bdellovibrio sp. ZAP7 genome harbors these coding sequences:
- a CDS encoding ABC transporter permease, translated as MNPTQKNLALKFSTLIVVTACFVVMATSLLISKNFRNILTHWGEDVQLTVYLSSDISAQGRDELEKYFKNHKDIGNFKLVTQDQALSDFRAQLASYAPDISKDDELLKMIPSSYQVKLKTEIATDAQSSILQAIATDLKGRSGIDDVSYGQDWVEKYSAFVSAINLALNLVGVVVLCASIFVMSNAIRASVQVHRDEIVVFEMIGATASMIRKPFLKEGALLGFIASTLSMGIAFGMYTVGKSIVNTRLSFLRIGEQVSFISPWIIALVIIGGTVMGALASYLCVRRINDGYAAASQRA; from the coding sequence GTGAATCCTACCCAAAAGAACCTCGCTCTTAAATTTTCTACGCTAATTGTGGTTACGGCTTGTTTCGTTGTCATGGCAACGTCTCTGCTGATTTCAAAAAACTTCAGAAACATTCTGACCCATTGGGGTGAAGATGTTCAGCTGACAGTCTATTTATCCTCGGATATTTCAGCTCAAGGCCGCGATGAGCTGGAAAAGTATTTTAAAAATCACAAAGACATCGGCAACTTCAAGTTGGTGACTCAAGATCAGGCTCTTTCTGATTTCCGCGCACAACTGGCAAGTTACGCACCGGATATCAGTAAAGATGATGAACTTTTAAAAATGATTCCTTCTAGCTATCAAGTGAAACTGAAAACGGAAATTGCAACTGATGCTCAAAGCAGTATCTTGCAGGCGATTGCGACAGATTTAAAAGGTCGCTCCGGCATTGATGATGTTAGTTATGGTCAGGATTGGGTTGAAAAATACAGCGCTTTTGTTTCAGCGATTAATCTTGCACTGAATTTAGTTGGTGTGGTCGTACTGTGTGCCTCGATTTTCGTGATGTCGAATGCAATTCGCGCTTCCGTTCAAGTTCATCGAGATGAAATCGTGGTATTTGAGATGATCGGTGCCACGGCATCGATGATTCGCAAGCCTTTCTTAAAAGAAGGTGCATTGCTAGGATTCATCGCCTCGACACTTTCCATGGGAATAGCCTTTGGAATGTACACCGTCGGAAAAAGCATTGTGAATACCCGCCTAAGTTTCTTAAGAATTGGTGAACAAGTCAGCTTTATCTCTCCATGGATTATTGCACTGGTAATCATCGGTGGAACAGTGATGGGAGCGTTGGCATCTTACCTTTGTGTTAGAAGAATCAATGACGGCTACGCGGCCGCAAGTCAAAGGGCCTAA
- the ftsE gene encoding cell division ATP-binding protein FtsE has product MIEFSHVYKTYPGPVHALKNIDLKIDKGEFVFLTGPSGAGKTTLFKMISAYDLATSGEVKVAGYDLGEIRNGQVPFFRRKIGVIFQDFKLLKDRTLFENVALPLQIRGDKTPAIQRKVYEVLEQVGLAHKHDQYPDFVSGGEQQRTAIARAIVHQPGVLIADEPTGNLDPRLSEEIMDLLERVCSQGTTVFVATHDHEMVKRRHKRTLELKDGIIVGDTK; this is encoded by the coding sequence ATGATTGAATTCTCCCACGTATATAAGACCTATCCAGGGCCCGTTCACGCTTTAAAAAATATCGATTTGAAAATCGACAAAGGTGAATTTGTATTTTTAACGGGACCCAGTGGTGCAGGTAAAACTACGCTCTTCAAAATGATTTCTGCTTATGATTTAGCCACATCTGGTGAAGTAAAAGTCGCGGGATATGATCTGGGTGAAATTCGCAATGGACAAGTTCCATTCTTTCGCAGAAAAATCGGTGTTATCTTTCAGGATTTCAAGCTTCTGAAAGATCGCACGTTATTCGAAAATGTCGCTTTGCCATTGCAAATTCGTGGCGACAAAACTCCAGCAATTCAACGCAAGGTCTATGAAGTTTTGGAGCAAGTGGGACTGGCTCACAAACATGATCAGTATCCTGATTTTGTTTCCGGCGGTGAGCAGCAAAGAACCGCAATTGCCAGAGCCATCGTTCATCAGCCAGGTGTTTTGATTGCCGACGAGCCGACCGGAAATTTGGATCCAAGGCTTAGCGAAGAGATCATGGATTTACTGGAGAGAGTTTGCTCTCAAGGGACAACTGTCTTTGTCGCCACCCATGATCATGAAATGGTTAAGCGTCGCCACAAAAGAACTTTGGAACTTAAAGACGGAATTATCGTGGGAGACACCAAGTGA
- a CDS encoding murein hydrolase activator EnvC, which produces MTATRPQVKGPKNLKWSLALGALSISMAFSAAQAATPESTPAEKVDALTKDMEATKQKLADVEVKQRQVLSGLYEINKKIKKTVTERSSLSQQRELLEVNIKNLTEKVDELEAKAKVQRAQLAERLKAIYKLGGQPLARFILNADSSVSLDRNLKILGIVAQRDLELIKGYRHDVQDLQSKRKAISQRLENLKAVEAGISTQEQKLVAEQSLKNKLLSGIRKSKMFAENKINDLKSKSAQYNIDDTGVFDTLFKASFLDSKGELPRPLAGVVTQKFGLMKGKDHPYTLTSKGIFISAAKGSPVKSVFEGKVSYVGELPGFGNTVIVDHGDHYYSVYSHAEEIKVTTGEEITQAQVVATTGDASADNPSGLYFEIRHFSEPYDPQQWMKGL; this is translated from the coding sequence ATGACGGCTACGCGGCCGCAAGTCAAAGGGCCTAAAAACTTGAAATGGTCATTGGCCCTCGGGGCACTTTCAATATCGATGGCATTTTCTGCGGCACAGGCGGCGACGCCTGAATCAACGCCTGCAGAAAAGGTCGATGCATTGACCAAAGATATGGAAGCGACAAAGCAAAAGCTCGCCGATGTCGAAGTTAAACAACGTCAGGTCCTTTCGGGACTTTATGAAATCAATAAAAAGATCAAAAAGACCGTCACGGAACGTAGCTCGCTTTCGCAACAACGTGAACTTTTGGAAGTTAATATTAAAAATTTGACGGAAAAAGTGGACGAGCTAGAAGCCAAAGCTAAAGTTCAACGGGCTCAATTGGCCGAGCGTTTAAAAGCAATCTACAAATTGGGTGGCCAGCCCCTAGCACGATTCATTCTGAACGCTGACAGTTCCGTTTCATTGGACAGAAATCTAAAAATTCTAGGAATTGTTGCTCAACGAGATTTAGAATTAATCAAAGGATACAGGCACGACGTCCAGGACCTGCAAAGTAAAAGAAAAGCTATCTCTCAGCGTTTGGAAAATCTGAAAGCTGTTGAGGCCGGTATCTCAACCCAAGAACAAAAGCTCGTTGCTGAGCAATCCTTGAAAAACAAACTCTTAAGCGGCATTCGTAAGAGCAAAATGTTCGCTGAAAACAAAATCAACGACCTCAAATCCAAATCAGCGCAATACAACATCGATGACACCGGGGTTTTTGATACGTTATTCAAAGCCTCCTTTCTGGATTCAAAAGGTGAGCTTCCAAGACCTCTTGCTGGAGTCGTAACGCAAAAATTTGGACTTATGAAAGGTAAGGATCACCCTTACACTTTAACGAGCAAAGGCATTTTCATATCGGCAGCTAAAGGAAGTCCGGTTAAATCCGTGTTTGAAGGTAAAGTTTCATACGTGGGCGAACTTCCTGGATTTGGAAATACAGTTATTGTGGATCATGGCGATCACTACTATTCTGTCTATTCCCATGCTGAAGAAATTAAGGTGACGACAGGCGAAGAAATCACACAAGCACAGGTTGTAGCGACAACCGGTGATGCCTCCGCAGATAATCCTTCGGGATTGTATTTTGAAATCAGACATTTTTCTGAACCCTACGACCCGCAACAGTGGATGAAAGGACTCTAA